The following are encoded in a window of Roseimicrobium gellanilyticum genomic DNA:
- a CDS encoding Amuc_1099 family pilus-like system protein gives MQKKQSNYERVILGLMAVLALAASGWFIYQALGFANTLEPKPFTKKNERDLPPIEKVDLAIKNIVTPPAPWVAPERANKRVPLNKSVLLVLKDEQLFDLALPEPKLRDPMTNEYLVKYELQYLLPNVASLDPDSDGFTNLEEFTAQPQTNPKDPKSMPPVTDKLFLVERISNDYKITLRSSSAPFQVATPNEAKRRNWFVDPDAKDSLGNPDAKARSFGGSTGERFLATKFEKKSVPDPRLGELDVSELTIKELVTDKPFVLIMKQELNLAVYEAKMEFRLRAPAVPLPPVKEGDQFRIPGFEATTYKVLKINEDSVNIAPVGADGTVDESKPILIKRA, from the coding sequence ATGCAGAAAAAACAAAGCAATTACGAACGCGTCATCCTTGGCCTGATGGCAGTGCTGGCTCTTGCGGCCAGCGGATGGTTCATCTACCAGGCGCTTGGTTTTGCCAACACGCTGGAGCCCAAGCCGTTCACCAAGAAGAACGAACGCGACCTGCCTCCGATTGAGAAGGTGGATCTCGCCATCAAGAACATCGTCACGCCTCCTGCACCCTGGGTTGCGCCGGAACGCGCGAACAAGCGTGTGCCTCTGAACAAGTCGGTGCTTCTCGTGCTGAAGGATGAGCAGCTTTTCGACCTGGCCCTGCCGGAGCCGAAGCTGCGTGACCCGATGACAAATGAATACCTCGTGAAGTACGAACTGCAGTATCTGCTGCCGAACGTGGCCTCGCTCGATCCGGACAGCGATGGATTCACCAATTTGGAGGAGTTCACTGCGCAACCTCAGACCAATCCCAAGGATCCGAAGAGCATGCCGCCGGTGACGGACAAGCTGTTCCTGGTCGAGCGTATCTCCAACGACTACAAGATCACCCTCCGTTCGAGCTCCGCTCCCTTCCAGGTTGCCACTCCGAACGAGGCCAAGAGGAGAAACTGGTTTGTGGATCCGGATGCGAAAGATTCCCTGGGGAACCCTGACGCCAAGGCCCGCAGCTTTGGTGGTTCCACTGGTGAGCGTTTCCTTGCGACCAAGTTTGAGAAGAAGTCCGTCCCCGATCCCCGCCTGGGAGAGCTGGATGTCTCCGAGTTGACCATCAAGGAGCTCGTCACGGACAAGCCGTTTGTGCTCATCATGAAGCAGGAGCTGAATTTGGCTGTGTATGAAGCGAAGATGGAATTCCGCCTTCGCGCGCCTGCGGTGCCGCTCCCGCCGGTGAAAGAGGGGGATCAATTCCGCATTCCCGGATTTGAAGCCACCACCTACAAGGTGCTGAAGATAAACGAGGACAGCGTGAATATCGCCCCGGTTGGTGCTGACGGCACGGTGGACGAGTCCAAGCCCATTCTTATCAAGAGGGCCTGA
- a CDS encoding Amuc_1100 family pilus-like protein, with protein MNWVQENKSLAGILGVMIAGILGLGAWLYLSYADYAASMETWGQNDSSISALKSKKVYPNKENAEARETEVGSYGDKVDLLRTALLSEKVQQSVKPMSQTEFQAKLKERATAVVQMAKSADITLPADFALGFADYTNNVPRTPEVAAELGVQLDVMERLVTTVIQSGVKSIELFDRTKLPTEDRPVEPKPVKVAPEKKSAKNSKTKKGAKRVAITEEQAAEPVLDRYPVKMIFTTDQAPFQNIVNTLCDPIKMPHFLVVRLVRIENERQDGPSRDEIARKKNPDVSLEAPADSAPAGAAAAPKVAPDAVTVMGEEKLKVYVEVDYVRFRKPAVAEEATETPAPASNTASTANP; from the coding sequence ATGAACTGGGTCCAAGAGAACAAATCGCTGGCCGGGATTCTCGGCGTCATGATCGCAGGCATTCTTGGCTTGGGAGCCTGGTTGTACCTGTCCTATGCTGACTACGCTGCCTCCATGGAAACATGGGGTCAGAACGACAGCAGCATTTCGGCGCTCAAGTCGAAAAAGGTGTATCCCAACAAGGAAAATGCTGAAGCTCGTGAGACTGAAGTAGGGTCCTACGGGGACAAGGTGGACCTTCTGCGCACTGCGCTGCTTAGCGAAAAAGTGCAGCAGAGCGTGAAGCCGATGTCGCAAACCGAATTCCAGGCAAAACTCAAGGAAAGGGCGACTGCCGTGGTCCAGATGGCCAAGTCAGCGGACATCACCCTTCCTGCAGACTTTGCCCTCGGTTTTGCCGATTACACCAACAACGTGCCCCGCACGCCGGAGGTGGCCGCAGAGCTCGGAGTCCAGCTGGATGTGATGGAGCGTCTCGTGACCACCGTCATCCAATCGGGTGTGAAGTCGATCGAGCTGTTTGATCGTACCAAGCTTCCCACCGAGGATCGCCCCGTGGAGCCGAAGCCGGTCAAGGTGGCTCCTGAAAAGAAGTCGGCCAAGAACTCGAAAACGAAGAAGGGTGCCAAACGTGTGGCCATCACGGAAGAGCAGGCGGCTGAGCCAGTGCTTGACCGCTATCCGGTCAAAATGATCTTCACGACGGATCAGGCTCCCTTCCAAAATATCGTCAACACGTTGTGCGACCCGATCAAGATGCCGCACTTCCTGGTGGTCCGCCTGGTGCGAATTGAGAACGAGCGTCAGGACGGTCCCTCCCGGGATGAGATCGCTCGCAAGAAGAATCCCGATGTGAGCCTTGAGGCTCCTGCGGACTCCGCTCCAGCGGGTGCTGCTGCAGCGCCAAAGGTGGCGCCTGATGCAGTGACTGTGATGGGCGAGGAGAAGCTCAAGGTCTACGTCGAAGTGGACTATGTGCGCTTCCGCAAACCTGCGGTTGCTGAAGAGGCGACCGAAACCCCGGCTCCTGCCAGCAATACCGCATCCACGGCCAATCCCTGA
- a CDS encoding Amuc_1101 family PilM-like pilus complex protein has product MADNSFAVFNLGSQRVSGAVFSKARNGDLVLKAAAFAEMHGDPGVEATRLPQLRVAVLELADKLRLKGKDVWYAIAGHVVFTRFVKLPPFDEDKADQIVEFEARQNVPFPINEVIWDYEFIGPKSGGEREVALVAIKADALNDVNDQVEAGGVKSVGVDLAPLAVYNAFRYSYPDVDGSALIVDLGAKSTNLIFVENDRVFTRNILVGGSTVTGAISKELGLAFGDAENAKRTQGYVAPGGAYEPNPDEMVDAMAKIMRNTMTRLHGEIVRTMNYYRAQQGGTPPQRIFLCGGGAQTSMVAEFFQEKFNLPVEVLNPLRGVQMDRSANQAEATANAPSMGELVGLALRHAGAAPVQVELIPDAVSTRRDSAKRAPFLVLATVCSLLALLVGVFYFKRANTLVQEKIDAQSKELAELKDYESVISDQDKQLKLLAQQSSQLEQAVNDRSYWVKLLGELNNRFDTDFMWLTMIEVLKGDSSITPPLLSGGAPTPTPSAPVTPVTAAAKDGAPPAPPQFQLSVRGLYRKNEEKGPAVVYDYFNKLKEAKDVFVAPPPDVKPEVNTGLEDDRYAYDFKFRMPLVQGMKFEK; this is encoded by the coding sequence ATGGCAGACAACAGTTTTGCAGTATTCAATCTCGGCTCACAGCGGGTGAGTGGAGCCGTGTTCTCCAAGGCGCGAAATGGCGATCTAGTCCTGAAAGCAGCCGCATTTGCCGAAATGCACGGAGATCCTGGCGTGGAAGCCACCCGGCTCCCCCAGCTCCGTGTTGCCGTCCTTGAACTCGCGGACAAGCTCCGTCTGAAAGGCAAGGACGTCTGGTACGCCATTGCCGGACATGTGGTCTTCACCCGCTTCGTGAAGCTTCCTCCCTTCGACGAAGACAAGGCGGATCAGATTGTGGAATTTGAGGCGCGCCAGAACGTGCCGTTCCCCATCAATGAAGTCATCTGGGACTACGAATTCATCGGGCCCAAGAGCGGTGGTGAGCGTGAAGTGGCGTTGGTGGCCATCAAGGCCGATGCCCTGAACGACGTGAATGATCAGGTCGAAGCTGGGGGCGTGAAGTCCGTGGGGGTCGATCTGGCTCCTCTGGCTGTATACAACGCCTTCCGCTACAGCTATCCCGATGTGGATGGCAGCGCGCTCATTGTGGACCTGGGTGCCAAGTCCACGAACCTCATCTTCGTGGAGAACGACCGCGTCTTCACCCGCAATATTCTGGTGGGCGGCAGCACCGTGACGGGTGCCATTTCCAAGGAACTTGGCCTTGCTTTCGGTGACGCCGAGAACGCCAAGCGCACCCAGGGCTATGTGGCTCCAGGTGGCGCCTACGAGCCCAATCCTGATGAAATGGTCGACGCCATGGCGAAGATCATGCGCAACACGATGACCCGTCTGCATGGCGAGATCGTGCGCACCATGAATTACTACCGCGCCCAGCAGGGCGGCACACCTCCCCAGCGCATCTTCCTGTGCGGCGGCGGTGCCCAGACCTCCATGGTGGCGGAGTTTTTCCAGGAGAAGTTCAATCTGCCCGTGGAGGTGCTGAATCCTCTTCGCGGTGTCCAGATGGATCGCAGTGCCAACCAGGCCGAAGCCACCGCCAATGCGCCGAGCATGGGTGAGCTGGTGGGGCTAGCGCTGCGCCATGCGGGGGCGGCCCCCGTGCAGGTGGAGCTCATTCCGGATGCTGTCTCCACGCGGAGGGATTCGGCCAAGCGTGCACCGTTCCTGGTGCTGGCGACGGTCTGCTCCTTGCTGGCGCTGCTGGTGGGTGTCTTTTACTTCAAGCGCGCGAATACGCTGGTGCAGGAGAAAATCGATGCCCAGAGCAAGGAACTCGCCGAGCTCAAGGATTACGAGTCGGTTATTTCCGACCAAGACAAGCAGTTGAAGCTGCTGGCGCAGCAGAGTTCGCAGCTTGAGCAGGCAGTCAATGACCGCTCCTATTGGGTCAAGCTTCTGGGTGAGCTCAACAACCGTTTCGACACGGACTTCATGTGGCTCACCATGATTGAAGTGTTGAAGGGCGACAGCTCCATCACTCCGCCGCTCCTCAGTGGTGGTGCGCCGACGCCCACTCCTTCGGCTCCCGTGACCCCGGTCACTGCTGCGGCAAAAGACGGCGCCCCGCCGGCGCCTCCGCAGTTCCAACTCAGCGTTCGCGGCTTGTATCGCAAGAATGAAGAGAAGGGCCCTGCCGTGGTGTACGACTACTTCAACAAGCTGAAGGAGGCCAAAGATGTCTTCGTGGCGCCTCCCCCTGATGTGAAACCTGAAGTGAACACCGGTCTTGAAGACGATCGCTATGCCTACGACTTCAAGTTCCGCATGCCGCTGGTACAAGGAATGAAATTTGAAAAGTAA
- a CDS encoding Amuc_1102 family pilus-like protein produces the protein MTLRICMLAAAFAAILPVSAQAQLEASKEVKVRVKGMNVDVQYTPQFSVPNVKDKRFRPKNWLELDVAFDADKAKVAGENNPMIDSLEFKFYVVLNVRNKEGKLTMLTANATFINIMEREESHVLMYVSPATLTNLLQKNTFTPADVSAFGVEVYKNGAAAGRHISTGATPFWDKADNFVVVDGSLLPKAKTPFAPLWGDYDVEMKAQ, from the coding sequence ATGACGCTCCGAATTTGCATGCTCGCTGCAGCCTTTGCTGCAATCCTCCCCGTTTCGGCCCAAGCCCAACTAGAAGCATCCAAGGAGGTGAAAGTGCGAGTCAAGGGGATGAACGTGGATGTGCAGTACACGCCCCAGTTCTCCGTGCCGAATGTGAAGGACAAGCGGTTCCGTCCCAAGAACTGGCTGGAACTGGACGTGGCCTTTGATGCGGACAAGGCAAAGGTAGCCGGGGAGAACAACCCGATGATCGACTCGCTGGAGTTCAAGTTCTACGTCGTGCTGAACGTCCGCAACAAGGAAGGCAAGCTAACGATGCTCACGGCGAATGCCACCTTCATCAACATCATGGAGAGGGAAGAGAGCCACGTGCTGATGTATGTCTCGCCCGCCACGCTGACGAACTTGCTCCAAAAGAACACCTTTACTCCGGCGGATGTGTCTGCCTTTGGAGTCGAAGTCTACAAGAATGGCGCTGCAGCAGGCCGCCACATCAGCACGGGAGCCACACCCTTCTGGGACAAGGCGGACAACTTCGTGGTGGTAGACGGCTCCCTTCTTCCCAAGGCCAAAACGCCATTCGCGCCTCTGTGGGGCGACTATGATGTGGAAATGAAAGCTCAGTAG
- a CDS encoding UDP-glucuronic acid decarboxylase family protein — MSQKKTAVVTGAAGFLGSHLSDLLLGEGYKVIGLDNLLTGNVRNIEHLAGNPDFDFIKHDVTKFIYIPGKVDLIFHFASPASPIDYLELPIQTLKVGSLGTHNTLGLAKEKGATFLIASTSECYGDPLEHPQKETYWGNVNPVGPRGVYDEAKRFAEAMTMGYHRYHKLDTKIVRIFNTYGPRMRLEDGRVVPAFIGQALQGNDLTVFGDGSQTRSFCYVSDLLAGIYKLSQSTYHEPCNIGNPTEMTVLQFAEKILKVTGSKSKIDFRPLPVDDPKVRQPDITLARRILGWEPKVSFDEGIAQTVAYFRDFLGIHA, encoded by the coding sequence ATGAGCCAGAAAAAAACAGCCGTCGTTACCGGAGCCGCAGGGTTCCTTGGGTCCCACCTTTCCGACCTCCTTCTTGGGGAGGGGTACAAGGTGATTGGCTTGGACAATCTTCTCACCGGCAATGTCCGTAACATCGAGCACCTCGCGGGCAATCCGGACTTTGATTTCATCAAGCACGACGTCACGAAATTCATCTACATCCCGGGCAAGGTGGACCTCATCTTCCACTTCGCTTCGCCGGCCAGCCCCATTGACTATCTCGAGCTGCCCATCCAGACACTGAAGGTCGGTTCGCTGGGAACGCACAACACGCTGGGCCTGGCCAAGGAGAAGGGGGCGACGTTCCTCATCGCCAGCACGAGCGAATGCTATGGCGACCCGCTGGAGCATCCCCAGAAGGAAACGTACTGGGGCAATGTGAACCCCGTAGGTCCCCGTGGCGTGTATGACGAAGCCAAGCGCTTCGCCGAGGCCATGACGATGGGGTACCACCGCTATCACAAGCTGGACACCAAGATTGTCCGCATTTTCAACACCTACGGGCCGCGCATGCGCCTGGAGGATGGACGAGTGGTGCCAGCCTTCATTGGGCAGGCGCTTCAGGGCAACGATCTGACCGTGTTTGGCGATGGTTCCCAGACGCGCAGCTTCTGCTACGTGAGCGACCTGCTTGCTGGCATCTACAAGCTCTCCCAGAGTACCTACCATGAGCCCTGCAACATCGGCAATCCCACGGAGATGACGGTGTTGCAGTTCGCTGAGAAGATTCTGAAGGTGACGGGAAGCAAGTCGAAGATCGATTTCCGCCCGCTGCCGGTGGACGATCCCAAAGTGCGCCAGCCGGACATCACGCTCGCCCGGCGCATTCTGGGCTGGGAACCAAAGGTTTCCTTTGATGAGGGCATTGCCCAGACGGTCGCTTACTTTCGCGACTTTCTGGGAATCCACGCTTGA
- a CDS encoding sugar transferase — MQSLWPNLYPIPGFGRFWWLVAVIAPFTPIILESRGFYDDILRKTPAQSLRQLAGTALRVTVLVGLCEIFLRWNVEARSVVVVGSLLGAALLLLREQVVRSIMKRQALLGHVNKERVLLAGQPADMDAMLSSMTDEQRAEMEVVGRFDIMAASKEQLVDLLHEKAVSRVIFAVKHAHFARIEEAVQACETEGVEAWLSADFFQTAIARPTFDVLGGKLMLVFHTAPAASWSLWVKDVLDRVGAALLILATSPLWLAAAIGIKLSSPGPIFFAQSRAGRSGRSFRMFKFRTMCTNAEAQQRQLEQNNQMSGPVFKLKHDPRIFVFGKWLRRLSIDELPQLINVLRGEMSLVGPRPLPMYEIQKIEKHAQRRRLSVKPGLTCLWQVMGRNTINSFEDWVALDLRYIDNWSLWLDARILVRTIPAVLKGAGAH, encoded by the coding sequence GTGCAATCACTCTGGCCGAATTTGTACCCCATTCCGGGGTTTGGCCGGTTCTGGTGGCTGGTGGCGGTGATTGCGCCGTTCACCCCGATCATTTTGGAGTCGCGGGGCTTCTATGACGACATCCTGCGGAAAACGCCGGCGCAGAGCCTGAGGCAACTGGCAGGTACCGCGTTGCGGGTTACTGTGCTGGTGGGTCTTTGTGAAATCTTCCTCCGGTGGAACGTGGAGGCACGTTCCGTGGTCGTGGTGGGAAGCCTGCTCGGGGCTGCGCTCCTCCTCCTGCGGGAGCAGGTCGTCCGCAGTATCATGAAGCGGCAGGCCCTGCTTGGCCATGTGAACAAGGAGCGTGTGCTCCTTGCTGGTCAGCCTGCGGACATGGATGCCATGCTGAGCTCCATGACGGATGAACAGCGGGCCGAAATGGAGGTCGTGGGGCGCTTCGACATCATGGCGGCATCCAAGGAGCAATTGGTCGATTTGCTCCATGAGAAGGCGGTGTCGCGAGTGATTTTTGCCGTGAAACATGCCCACTTCGCCCGGATTGAAGAAGCGGTGCAGGCGTGTGAAACCGAAGGGGTGGAGGCGTGGTTGAGCGCGGACTTCTTCCAGACTGCGATTGCCCGTCCCACGTTCGATGTCCTTGGGGGCAAGTTGATGTTGGTCTTCCATACGGCCCCGGCGGCCTCGTGGTCGCTGTGGGTGAAGGATGTGCTGGATCGCGTGGGTGCTGCCCTCCTGATTCTGGCTACTTCCCCGCTATGGCTGGCCGCTGCGATTGGCATCAAGCTCAGCTCGCCGGGTCCCATCTTCTTTGCCCAGTCCCGTGCGGGGCGCTCCGGTCGCTCGTTCCGCATGTTCAAGTTCCGCACCATGTGCACCAATGCCGAGGCCCAGCAGCGCCAGCTTGAGCAGAACAATCAGATGTCTGGTCCCGTCTTCAAGCTGAAGCACGACCCGCGCATCTTCGTCTTTGGAAAGTGGTTGCGCCGTCTGAGCATTGATGAACTTCCCCAGCTCATCAATGTCCTGCGCGGTGAGATGTCCCTTGTGGGGCCGCGTCCGCTGCCCATGTACGAGATCCAGAAGATTGAGAAGCATGCCCAGCGCCGCCGGTTAAGCGTGAAACCCGGGCTTACCTGCCTGTGGCAGGTCATGGGGCGCAACACCATCAACAGCTTCGAGGACTGGGTCGCGCTCGATCTGCGCTACATCGACAACTGGTCCCTGTGGCTGGATGCCCGCATTCTCGTCCGCACCATACCCGCCGTGCTGAAGGGGGCAGGGGCACATTGA
- a CDS encoding type I 3-dehydroquinate dehydratase has protein sequence MLHSSQPLVVGAVSSAATLEALASDPSLAEGCDLLELRLDSIDLAPDESRPLAQKLTLPLLITARHPEEGGLYNLDATERATLLDTHLDLATLMDVELRSALELEKVIAKAKARNVGVIGSFHDFNATPGDEVLRGAGDFALQFKLEAVKVATTLQSPNDLARLIQLVAAEKRLPVAAMGMGNLGRASRLVLAKCGSLLNYGYVGESNAPGQWAASELKKLLNAL, from the coding sequence TTGCTGCACAGCTCCCAACCCCTTGTGGTTGGGGCAGTTAGCAGTGCCGCCACCCTTGAGGCCCTTGCTTCGGATCCTTCGCTGGCTGAAGGCTGCGACCTGCTGGAACTCCGCCTGGACTCCATCGATCTCGCTCCGGACGAGTCCCGCCCTCTCGCCCAGAAGCTCACCCTTCCCCTGCTCATCACCGCCCGGCACCCGGAAGAGGGAGGTCTCTACAACCTTGACGCCACCGAGCGAGCCACGCTGCTCGACACACATCTCGACCTCGCAACGCTCATGGACGTGGAGCTGCGCAGCGCCTTGGAACTTGAAAAAGTCATCGCCAAGGCCAAGGCCAGGAATGTCGGCGTGATTGGCTCATTCCACGATTTCAATGCCACCCCCGGAGACGAAGTCCTGCGTGGCGCGGGAGATTTCGCCCTGCAATTCAAGCTCGAGGCCGTGAAGGTGGCCACGACATTGCAGTCCCCCAACGATCTAGCGCGGTTGATTCAGCTCGTGGCCGCAGAGAAGCGGCTGCCAGTTGCTGCCATGGGTATGGGGAATCTGGGCCGAGCCTCCCGACTCGTGCTTGCCAAGTGCGGCAGCCTGCTGAACTACGGCTATGTCGGCGAGTCCAATGCACCCGGCCAATGGGCGGCCTCCGAACTGAAGAAACTGCTGAACGCCCTGTAA
- a CDS encoding serine hydrolase translates to MLSCGSPSHTAPTLLKSGNKLRRHGSRWLALLPALLICSCDNPEKLDSAIEALKTREQRVVTREASLLEHEQSLAEKERQLAESAAKLEKERRELEAKRTQLLADIAKAKRYQEALLLREKRGPAPKVVAERVMVIDPESDEVLLERNADRKGPIASTQKLLTALLVVESGRLDEMMTIEEADCKCPPVRIGLKAGETYSRRSLLTALMVKSSNDIAQALARDHAGSQVAFAAQMNARAKELGMNDSHFVNPNGLPADGQYSTARDLAKLAKAADALPQIRAMVSNRTYTFKRPDGREETLENTNRVLRTYQYCDGMKTGYTNLSGYCLVASGEKEGRRRIVVVLNSTSYSVWRDAQALLEWSLQG, encoded by the coding sequence ATGCTCTCCTGCGGCTCCCCCAGCCACACGGCCCCCACCCTGCTCAAGTCGGGAAACAAATTGCGCCGCCACGGTTCCCGCTGGCTGGCCCTGTTGCCCGCGTTGCTGATCTGTTCCTGCGACAATCCCGAGAAACTCGACTCAGCAATTGAAGCTCTGAAGACCCGTGAGCAACGCGTGGTGACACGCGAGGCTTCGCTTCTTGAACATGAACAGTCGCTTGCGGAGAAAGAACGCCAACTCGCCGAGTCCGCCGCAAAACTGGAAAAAGAGCGGCGTGAGCTCGAAGCCAAACGCACGCAACTCCTGGCGGACATCGCCAAAGCAAAGCGCTACCAGGAAGCTCTGCTCCTGCGTGAAAAGCGCGGCCCGGCCCCCAAGGTGGTAGCGGAGCGCGTGATGGTGATCGACCCCGAGTCGGATGAAGTGCTTCTGGAGCGCAACGCAGATCGCAAAGGGCCTATTGCCAGCACGCAGAAGCTCCTTACCGCCTTGCTCGTCGTAGAGTCCGGCAGGCTGGATGAGATGATGACCATTGAGGAGGCGGACTGCAAATGCCCTCCGGTTCGCATCGGTTTGAAGGCTGGAGAAACGTACAGCCGCCGTTCGCTGCTCACCGCACTGATGGTGAAAAGCTCCAACGACATCGCACAGGCCCTGGCACGCGACCACGCAGGCTCACAAGTTGCCTTTGCAGCGCAGATGAATGCCCGCGCCAAGGAACTCGGCATGAATGACAGTCACTTCGTGAATCCGAACGGCCTGCCCGCCGATGGCCAGTACTCCACGGCACGGGACCTCGCGAAGCTCGCAAAGGCGGCGGATGCTCTGCCGCAGATCCGCGCGATGGTCTCCAACCGGACCTACACATTCAAGCGCCCGGATGGCCGCGAGGAAACGCTGGAGAATACCAATCGTGTGCTGCGCACCTACCAGTACTGCGACGGCATGAAGACCGGCTACACCAACCTCTCCGGCTACTGCCTCGTAGCAAGCGGTGAGAAAGAAGGCCGCCGCCGCATCGTGGTGGTGCTCAACAGCACCTCCTACTCTGTGTGGAGAGATGCGCAGGCGCTCCTGGAGTGGTCACTTCAGGGGTGA
- a CDS encoding PQQ-like beta-propeller repeat protein, with product MIRSANLNIIASGGLAAAASVLFAGATAFAAPATAPTESPAFRGNSLGSAPALPVKDLSKVKLNKRWKVETPTGFSSFAVAGAKAYTIVKRDVDGNPTEVLVAIDVKSGKEAWAAPLTIMNKYDGGGDAGTGDNKGGDGPRSTPAVNDGKVYAIDANLGVYAFDAASGKEVWKRDVMKDNAGVQIKWQNAASPLIDGNVLLMAGGGPGQGLLGLDKNTGEVVWKGEDDKMTHATPILADIHGVHQAIFFTQSGLVAVDPAKGSVLWRAEFPFKVSTAASPVVYEDVVYCSAGYGVGAGAFKISKSGSGLKSEPLWRRENQCFNHWSTPVVKDGYLYGMFSFKEYGSGPVACVDIKTGKDIWQEAGFGPGQLILSGDNLVALSDKGEVVFIKADPNKYTELKREDILDGKVWSYPVLAYNHLFARSTAEGGCWEIK from the coding sequence ATGATCCGGTCTGCGAACCTGAACATCATTGCGTCGGGCGGTCTGGCTGCTGCGGCCTCCGTGCTTTTCGCCGGAGCCACCGCTTTTGCGGCTCCTGCCACTGCTCCCACCGAATCTCCTGCCTTCCGCGGAAACAGCCTCGGCTCGGCGCCTGCGCTTCCCGTCAAGGACCTGAGCAAGGTCAAGCTCAACAAACGCTGGAAGGTGGAGACTCCCACGGGCTTCAGCTCTTTTGCCGTGGCTGGCGCCAAAGCCTACACGATTGTGAAGCGCGATGTGGATGGCAACCCCACCGAGGTACTGGTGGCCATCGACGTGAAGTCAGGCAAGGAAGCCTGGGCAGCTCCTCTCACCATCATGAACAAGTATGATGGCGGTGGCGACGCTGGCACGGGCGACAATAAGGGCGGCGACGGCCCCCGCTCCACGCCTGCTGTGAACGATGGCAAAGTCTACGCCATCGACGCCAATCTTGGCGTTTACGCCTTTGACGCCGCGAGTGGCAAGGAAGTCTGGAAGCGCGATGTCATGAAGGACAACGCCGGCGTGCAGATCAAGTGGCAGAACGCCGCTTCCCCGCTCATTGACGGCAACGTCCTTCTCATGGCGGGCGGCGGCCCTGGGCAAGGTCTGCTGGGTCTCGACAAGAATACCGGTGAAGTGGTGTGGAAGGGCGAAGACGACAAGATGACCCACGCCACTCCGATCCTTGCGGACATCCACGGAGTGCATCAGGCCATCTTCTTCACCCAGTCCGGCCTCGTGGCGGTGGATCCTGCGAAGGGTTCCGTTTTGTGGCGCGCCGAGTTCCCCTTCAAGGTGAGCACCGCAGCCTCGCCGGTGGTGTATGAGGACGTCGTTTACTGCTCCGCCGGTTACGGTGTGGGTGCCGGTGCGTTCAAGATCAGCAAGAGTGGGTCCGGCCTCAAATCCGAGCCTCTCTGGCGCCGTGAGAACCAGTGCTTCAACCACTGGAGCACTCCCGTGGTGAAGGATGGCTACCTCTACGGCATGTTCAGCTTCAAGGAGTATGGCTCTGGCCCTGTTGCTTGTGTCGACATCAAGACCGGCAAGGATATCTGGCAGGAAGCCGGTTTTGGTCCCGGACAACTCATCCTCAGCGGTGACAATCTCGTCGCTCTGAGTGACAAGGGTGAAGTGGTCTTCATCAAGGCCGACCCCAACAAATACACCGAGCTGAAGCGCGAAGACATCCTCGACGGCAAGGTGTGGAGCTATCCGGTGCTTGCCTACAACCACCTCTTCGCCCGCAGCACGGCGGAAGGCGGTTGCTGGGAGATCAAGTAG